A genomic stretch from Ictalurus punctatus breed USDA103 chromosome 2, Coco_2.0, whole genome shotgun sequence includes:
- the arhgap44a gene encoding rho GTPase-activating protein 44 isoform X6 yields the protein MKKQFNRMRQLANQTVGRAEKTEVLSDDLLQVEKRLDLVKQVSHSTHKKLTACLQGQQGADVDKRSVKSPTKKLPLTTLAQCMIEGAAVLGDDSLLGKMLKLCGDTEEKLAQELIVFELQMERDVVDPLYVLAEVDIPNIQKQRKHLAKLVLDMDSARTRWQQSCKSSSHPSNLTPAGAKADALREEMEETANRMEICRDQLSADMYNFVAKEIDYANTFQTLIEIQAEYHKKSLEILQSVLPQIKAHQEAWIEKPSYGKPLEEHLTLSGRDIAFPIEACVTMLLECGMQEEGLFRVAPSASKLKKLKASLDCGVLDVQEYSADPHAIAGALKSYLRELPEPLMTSQLYDDWIQASNVQDMDKRLQALLAACEKLPTVNLNNFRYLIKFLAKLSEYQDANKMTPGNIAIVLGPNLLWTHSEANMTEMMTTVSLQIVGIIEPIIQHADWFFPGDIEFNLTGSYGSPIHTNHNSNYSSMPSPDMDQSDRKQSHDQGRRPLSVATDNMMLEFYKKDGIRKIQSMGVRVMDTSWVKGKGASTLARKASSTPPSAQPPGSPADTLITEQPGELNTSPIPTPPPVDRARTQHTVMVRAEFGCLNGKMVLDLVQCADTSSNEVSPHRPDPSHAHAPHGEERPPPPYPSASTTSHAPHHFYPKPPPCARPVAPGPESQPPDSPPSQLRWSGYGPPQPQPPPSSSSSSSSSSSLDINSNPKPSCLHFPKHGPACELPDVNTSPLYVKTPLILTRNEVALGNPPSLPTSGPPPWAACPCARERGPPRLPSTLKSKELSPVIGHKAVQAAGQPVPPVGQQSNSQSPHSAEHSPHTLRKAASKKLAPVPPKVPYGQSGAMSDQSTGQPSPVSLSPTPPSTPSPYGLGCAPGHVPPTSPGQGPLGTSHSLLSSPPSLTGTLNKSRPAPKPRQRPSLPPPQPPTIPPSVPQPMEQGLMDGLSPGESMSTGKHVSVTTARAGGQHPSFKLSVSPSYAGDGL from the exons GGCAGAAAAAACAGAAGTATTAAGTGATGATCTACTACAG GTGGAGAAGCGTCTGGACTTGGTGAAGCAGGTCTCGCACAGCACACATAAGAAGCTCACAGCCTGCCTGCAGGGACAGCAAGGGGCCGATGTGGACAAGAGATCAGTCAAATCACCTACG AAAAAGTTGCCCCTGACCACATTGGCTCAGTGTATGATAGAAGGTGCTGCAGTATTAGGGGACGATTCTCTGCTAGG TAAGATGCTGAAGCTATGTGGGGATACTGAAGAGAAGCTGGCCCAGGAGCTCATTGTCTTTGAGCTCCAGATGGAAAGAGATGTGGTGGACCCTCTCTATGTCCTGGCCGAG GTGGACATTCCCAACATACAGAAACAGCGGAAACATCTAGCCAAGCTTGTCTTGGACATGGATTCGGCACGGACAAG GTGGCAGCAGTCATGCAAGTCCTCCAGTCACCCCAGCAATCTAACCCCAGCCGGGGCCAAAGCAGATGCGCTCCgagaggagatggaggagaCGGCCAATCGCATGGAGATCTGCAGG GACCAGTTGTCAGCAGACATGTACAACTTTGTGGCCAAAGAAATAGACTATGCAAACACCTTTCAGACG CTTATAGAGATTCAAGCAGAGTATCACAAGAAGTCTTTGGAGATTTTGCAGAGTGTGCTGCCACAGATCAAAGCTCACCAGG AGGCTTGGATAGAAAAGCCATCCTATGGCAAGCCTTTGGAGGAGCATCTGACCCTCAGTGGCAGAGACATAGCTTTTCCCATTGAGGCGTGTGTCACCATGCTGCTGGAATGTGGCATGCAGGAGGAG GGTTTGTTCCGTGTGGCCCCTTCAGCATCCAAGTTGAAGAAGCTGAAAGCATCTCTAGATTGCGGGGTTCTGGATGTGCAGGAATACTCTGCAGATCCACATGCTATAGCAG GAGCTCTGAAGTCATATCTCCGTGAACTCCCTGAACCTCTAATGACCTCTCAGCTCTATGATGATTGGATTCAGGCTTCAAA TGTTCAAGATATGGACAAGAGGCTCCAAGCCCTCCTGGCTGCATGTGAGAAACTTCCAACAGTCAATTTAAACAACTTCAG ATACTTGATTAAATTCCTAGCCAAGCTCAGTGAGTACCAGGATGCCAACAAAATGACACCTGGTAACATTGCGATAGTGTTGGGACCCAATCTGCTGTGGACACATTCTGAAGC GAACATGACAGAAATGATGACCACAGTATCTCTGCAAATCGTTGGTATCATTGAGCCTATCATCCAGCATGCCGACTGGTTCTTCCCAGGAG ATATTGAGTTCAACCTGACAGGCAGCTACGGTAGCCCCATCCACACCAACCACAACTCCAACTACAGCTCCATGCCCTCGCCAGACATGGACCAATCAGATCGTAAGCAGTCACACGACCAAGGCCGACGCCCCCTCAGCGTTGCCACTGACAACATGATGCTGGAGTTCTACAAAAAGGATGG CATTAGGAAAATACAAAG TATGGGAGTCAGAGTGATGGATACATCCTGGGTGAAGGGTAAAGGTGCATCCACGCTTGCTCGAAAAGCCTCGTCCACCCCTCCCAGCGCCCAGCCACCTGGATCGCCCGCTGACACACTCATAACTGAGCAGCCTGGAGAGCTGAATACATCCCCCATTCCCACCCCTCCACCAGTAGACAGGGCTAG AACTCAACACACTGTGATGGTCAGAGCTGAGTTTGGCtgtttaaatggaaaaatggtCCTGGACTTGGTGCAGTGCGCAGACACAAG CTCCAACGAGGTGTCACCCCACCGGCCGGACCCCTCTCATGCCCATGCGCCCCACGGGGAGGAGCGGCCACCCCCTCCTTACCCTTCCGCATCCACCACCTCCCACGCCCCTCACCACTTCTATCCCAAACCCCCTCCCTGTGCACGGCCAGTGGCCCCAGGGCCCGAATCACAGCCCCCTGACTCCCCACCCTCCCAATTACGTTGGTCCGGCTATGGCCCTCCTCAACCCCAGCCACccccttcctcctcttcttcctcctcttcctcttcttctctcgACATTAACTCCAACCCCAAGCCCAGCTGCCTGCACTTCCCCAAACACGGCCCAGCATGTGAGCTGCCAGACGTGAACACCTCCCCTCTCTACGTTAAAACACCCCTCATTTTGACCCGCAACGAGGTGGCCCTCGGAAACCCCCCTAGCCTTCCCACATCCGGCCCCCCTCCGTGGGCTGCCTGTCCATGTGCCCGTGAACGAGGACCCCCCAGGCTGCCTAG CACACTGAAGAGCAAGGAGCTCTCACCTGTGATTGGCCATAAGGCCGTGCAGGCGGCAGGACAGCCAGTGCCACCTGTTGGCCAGCAAAGCAACAGCCAATCGCCACACTCAGCTGAGCACAGCCCTCACACCCTGCGCAAAG CAGCCTCGAAGAAGCTGGCCCCTGTGCCACCCAAGGTTCCTTACGGCCAGTCAGGGGCGATGTCCGACCAGTCCACAGGTCAGCCGTCCCCGGTCAGCCTGTCCCCCACTCCCCCAAGCACCCCGTCCCCGTATGGCCTGGGCTGTGCCCCAGGGCATGTGCCCCCCACCTCTCCTGGGCAGGGCCCACTAGGCACGTCCcactctctcctttcctctccccCATCTCTGACTGGCACGCTCAACAAGTCGCGGCCTGCCCCCAAACCGCGACAGAGACCAAGTCTGCCCCCTCCACAGCCACCCACTATCCCCCCCAGTGTCCCCCAGCCAATGGAACAGGGCCTGATGGACGGATTGTCCCCCGGGGAGAGCATGTCCACAGGTAAACATGTCTCAGTGACAACCGCAAGAGCGGGAGGACAGCATCCCTCTTTCAAACTGTCTGTCTCGCCATCCTATGCAGGCGATGGACTTTGA
- the arhgap44a gene encoding rho GTPase-activating protein 44 isoform X3: MKKQFNRMRQLANQTVGRAEKTEVLSDDLLQVEKRLDLVKQVSHSTHKKLTACLQGQQGADVDKRSVKSPTKKLPLTTLAQCMIEGAAVLGDDSLLGKMLKLCGDTEEKLAQELIVFELQMERDVVDPLYVLAEYSKSILHTKTQLYAHIPQMDVPQIQQAEIRVDIPNIQKQRKHLAKLVLDMDSARTRWQQSCKSSSHPSNLTPAGAKADALREEMEETANRMEICRDQLSADMYNFVAKEIDYANTFQTLIEIQAEYHKKSLEILQSVLPQIKAHQEAWIEKPSYGKPLEEHLTLSGRDIAFPIEACVTMLLECGMQEEGLFRVAPSASKLKKLKASLDCGVLDVQEYSADPHAIAGALKSYLRELPEPLMTSQLYDDWIQASNVQDMDKRLQALLAACEKLPTVNLNNFRYLIKFLAKLSEYQDANKMTPGNIAIVLGPNLLWTHSEANMTEMMTTVSLQIVGIIEPIIQHADWFFPGDIEFNLTGSYGSPIHTNHNSNYSSMPSPDMDQSDRKQSHDQGRRPLSVATDNMMLEFYKKDGMGVRVMDTSWVKGKGASTLARKASSTPPSAQPPGSPADTLITEQPGELNTSPIPTPPPVDRARTQHTVMVRAEFGCLNGKMVLDLVQCADTSSNEVSPHRPDPSHAHAPHGEERPPPPYPSASTTSHAPHHFYPKPPPCARPVAPGPESQPPDSPPSQLRWSGYGPPQPQPPPSSSSSSSSSSSLDINSNPKPSCLHFPKHGPACELPDVNTSPLYVKTPLILTRNEVALGNPPSLPTSGPPPWAACPCARERGPPRLPSTLKSKELSPVIGHKAVQAAGQPVPPVGQQSNSQSPHSAEHSPHTLRKAASKKLAPVPPKVPYGQSGAMSDQSTGQPSPVSLSPTPPSTPSPYGLGCAPGHVPPTSPGQGPLGTSHSLLSSPPSLTGTLNKSRPAPKPRQRPSLPPPQPPTIPPSVPQPMEQGLMDGLSPGESMSTGKHVSVTTARAGGQHPSFKLSVSPSYAGDGL, translated from the exons GGCAGAAAAAACAGAAGTATTAAGTGATGATCTACTACAG GTGGAGAAGCGTCTGGACTTGGTGAAGCAGGTCTCGCACAGCACACATAAGAAGCTCACAGCCTGCCTGCAGGGACAGCAAGGGGCCGATGTGGACAAGAGATCAGTCAAATCACCTACG AAAAAGTTGCCCCTGACCACATTGGCTCAGTGTATGATAGAAGGTGCTGCAGTATTAGGGGACGATTCTCTGCTAGG TAAGATGCTGAAGCTATGTGGGGATACTGAAGAGAAGCTGGCCCAGGAGCTCATTGTCTTTGAGCTCCAGATGGAAAGAGATGTGGTGGACCCTCTCTATGTCCTGGCCGAG TACAGCAAATCCATTTTACATACAAAAACACAATTGTATGCCCACATACCACAGATGGATGTACCACAGATCCAGCAAGCAGAGATTAGG GTGGACATTCCCAACATACAGAAACAGCGGAAACATCTAGCCAAGCTTGTCTTGGACATGGATTCGGCACGGACAAG GTGGCAGCAGTCATGCAAGTCCTCCAGTCACCCCAGCAATCTAACCCCAGCCGGGGCCAAAGCAGATGCGCTCCgagaggagatggaggagaCGGCCAATCGCATGGAGATCTGCAGG GACCAGTTGTCAGCAGACATGTACAACTTTGTGGCCAAAGAAATAGACTATGCAAACACCTTTCAGACG CTTATAGAGATTCAAGCAGAGTATCACAAGAAGTCTTTGGAGATTTTGCAGAGTGTGCTGCCACAGATCAAAGCTCACCAGG AGGCTTGGATAGAAAAGCCATCCTATGGCAAGCCTTTGGAGGAGCATCTGACCCTCAGTGGCAGAGACATAGCTTTTCCCATTGAGGCGTGTGTCACCATGCTGCTGGAATGTGGCATGCAGGAGGAG GGTTTGTTCCGTGTGGCCCCTTCAGCATCCAAGTTGAAGAAGCTGAAAGCATCTCTAGATTGCGGGGTTCTGGATGTGCAGGAATACTCTGCAGATCCACATGCTATAGCAG GAGCTCTGAAGTCATATCTCCGTGAACTCCCTGAACCTCTAATGACCTCTCAGCTCTATGATGATTGGATTCAGGCTTCAAA TGTTCAAGATATGGACAAGAGGCTCCAAGCCCTCCTGGCTGCATGTGAGAAACTTCCAACAGTCAATTTAAACAACTTCAG ATACTTGATTAAATTCCTAGCCAAGCTCAGTGAGTACCAGGATGCCAACAAAATGACACCTGGTAACATTGCGATAGTGTTGGGACCCAATCTGCTGTGGACACATTCTGAAGC GAACATGACAGAAATGATGACCACAGTATCTCTGCAAATCGTTGGTATCATTGAGCCTATCATCCAGCATGCCGACTGGTTCTTCCCAGGAG ATATTGAGTTCAACCTGACAGGCAGCTACGGTAGCCCCATCCACACCAACCACAACTCCAACTACAGCTCCATGCCCTCGCCAGACATGGACCAATCAGATCGTAAGCAGTCACACGACCAAGGCCGACGCCCCCTCAGCGTTGCCACTGACAACATGATGCTGGAGTTCTACAAAAAGGATGG TATGGGAGTCAGAGTGATGGATACATCCTGGGTGAAGGGTAAAGGTGCATCCACGCTTGCTCGAAAAGCCTCGTCCACCCCTCCCAGCGCCCAGCCACCTGGATCGCCCGCTGACACACTCATAACTGAGCAGCCTGGAGAGCTGAATACATCCCCCATTCCCACCCCTCCACCAGTAGACAGGGCTAG AACTCAACACACTGTGATGGTCAGAGCTGAGTTTGGCtgtttaaatggaaaaatggtCCTGGACTTGGTGCAGTGCGCAGACACAAG CTCCAACGAGGTGTCACCCCACCGGCCGGACCCCTCTCATGCCCATGCGCCCCACGGGGAGGAGCGGCCACCCCCTCCTTACCCTTCCGCATCCACCACCTCCCACGCCCCTCACCACTTCTATCCCAAACCCCCTCCCTGTGCACGGCCAGTGGCCCCAGGGCCCGAATCACAGCCCCCTGACTCCCCACCCTCCCAATTACGTTGGTCCGGCTATGGCCCTCCTCAACCCCAGCCACccccttcctcctcttcttcctcctcttcctcttcttctctcgACATTAACTCCAACCCCAAGCCCAGCTGCCTGCACTTCCCCAAACACGGCCCAGCATGTGAGCTGCCAGACGTGAACACCTCCCCTCTCTACGTTAAAACACCCCTCATTTTGACCCGCAACGAGGTGGCCCTCGGAAACCCCCCTAGCCTTCCCACATCCGGCCCCCCTCCGTGGGCTGCCTGTCCATGTGCCCGTGAACGAGGACCCCCCAGGCTGCCTAG CACACTGAAGAGCAAGGAGCTCTCACCTGTGATTGGCCATAAGGCCGTGCAGGCGGCAGGACAGCCAGTGCCACCTGTTGGCCAGCAAAGCAACAGCCAATCGCCACACTCAGCTGAGCACAGCCCTCACACCCTGCGCAAAG CAGCCTCGAAGAAGCTGGCCCCTGTGCCACCCAAGGTTCCTTACGGCCAGTCAGGGGCGATGTCCGACCAGTCCACAGGTCAGCCGTCCCCGGTCAGCCTGTCCCCCACTCCCCCAAGCACCCCGTCCCCGTATGGCCTGGGCTGTGCCCCAGGGCATGTGCCCCCCACCTCTCCTGGGCAGGGCCCACTAGGCACGTCCcactctctcctttcctctccccCATCTCTGACTGGCACGCTCAACAAGTCGCGGCCTGCCCCCAAACCGCGACAGAGACCAAGTCTGCCCCCTCCACAGCCACCCACTATCCCCCCCAGTGTCCCCCAGCCAATGGAACAGGGCCTGATGGACGGATTGTCCCCCGGGGAGAGCATGTCCACAGGTAAACATGTCTCAGTGACAACCGCAAGAGCGGGAGGACAGCATCCCTCTTTCAAACTGTCTGTCTCGCCATCCTATGCAGGCGATGGACTTTGA
- the arhgap44a gene encoding rho GTPase-activating protein 44 isoform X8, producing the protein MKKQFNRMRQLANQTVGRAEKTEVLSDDLLQVEKRLDLVKQVSHSTHKKLTACLQGQQGADVDKRSVKSPTKKLPLTTLAQCMIEGAAVLGDDSLLGKMLKLCGDTEEKLAQELIVFELQMERDVVDPLYVLAEVDIPNIQKQRKHLAKLVLDMDSARTRWQQSCKSSSHPSNLTPAGAKADALREEMEETANRMEICRDQLSADMYNFVAKEIDYANTFQTLIEIQAEYHKKSLEILQSVLPQIKAHQEAWIEKPSYGKPLEEHLTLSGRDIAFPIEACVTMLLECGMQEEGLFRVAPSASKLKKLKASLDCGVLDVQEYSADPHAIAGALKSYLRELPEPLMTSQLYDDWIQASNVQDMDKRLQALLAACEKLPTVNLNNFRYLIKFLAKLSEYQDANKMTPGNIAIVLGPNLLWTHSEANMTEMMTTVSLQIVGIIEPIIQHADWFFPGDIEFNLTGSYGSPIHTNHNSNYSSMPSPDMDQSDRKQSHDQGRRPLSVATDNMMLEFYKKDGIRKIQSMGVRVMDTSWVKGKGASTLARKASSTPPSAQPPGSPADTLITEQPGELNTSPIPTPPPVDRASSNEVSPHRPDPSHAHAPHGEERPPPPYPSASTTSHAPHHFYPKPPPCARPVAPGPESQPPDSPPSQLRWSGYGPPQPQPPPSSSSSSSSSSSLDINSNPKPSCLHFPKHGPACELPDVNTSPLYVKTPLILTRNEVALGNPPSLPTSGPPPWAACPCARERGPPRLPSTLKSKELSPVIGHKAVQAAGQPVPPVGQQSNSQSPHSAEHSPHTLRKAASKKLAPVPPKVPYGQSGAMSDQSTGQPSPVSLSPTPPSTPSPYGLGCAPGHVPPTSPGQGPLGTSHSLLSSPPSLTGTLNKSRPAPKPRQRPSLPPPQPPTIPPSVPQPMEQGLMDGLSPGESMSTGKHVSVTTARAGGQHPSFKLSVSPSYAGDGL; encoded by the exons GGCAGAAAAAACAGAAGTATTAAGTGATGATCTACTACAG GTGGAGAAGCGTCTGGACTTGGTGAAGCAGGTCTCGCACAGCACACATAAGAAGCTCACAGCCTGCCTGCAGGGACAGCAAGGGGCCGATGTGGACAAGAGATCAGTCAAATCACCTACG AAAAAGTTGCCCCTGACCACATTGGCTCAGTGTATGATAGAAGGTGCTGCAGTATTAGGGGACGATTCTCTGCTAGG TAAGATGCTGAAGCTATGTGGGGATACTGAAGAGAAGCTGGCCCAGGAGCTCATTGTCTTTGAGCTCCAGATGGAAAGAGATGTGGTGGACCCTCTCTATGTCCTGGCCGAG GTGGACATTCCCAACATACAGAAACAGCGGAAACATCTAGCCAAGCTTGTCTTGGACATGGATTCGGCACGGACAAG GTGGCAGCAGTCATGCAAGTCCTCCAGTCACCCCAGCAATCTAACCCCAGCCGGGGCCAAAGCAGATGCGCTCCgagaggagatggaggagaCGGCCAATCGCATGGAGATCTGCAGG GACCAGTTGTCAGCAGACATGTACAACTTTGTGGCCAAAGAAATAGACTATGCAAACACCTTTCAGACG CTTATAGAGATTCAAGCAGAGTATCACAAGAAGTCTTTGGAGATTTTGCAGAGTGTGCTGCCACAGATCAAAGCTCACCAGG AGGCTTGGATAGAAAAGCCATCCTATGGCAAGCCTTTGGAGGAGCATCTGACCCTCAGTGGCAGAGACATAGCTTTTCCCATTGAGGCGTGTGTCACCATGCTGCTGGAATGTGGCATGCAGGAGGAG GGTTTGTTCCGTGTGGCCCCTTCAGCATCCAAGTTGAAGAAGCTGAAAGCATCTCTAGATTGCGGGGTTCTGGATGTGCAGGAATACTCTGCAGATCCACATGCTATAGCAG GAGCTCTGAAGTCATATCTCCGTGAACTCCCTGAACCTCTAATGACCTCTCAGCTCTATGATGATTGGATTCAGGCTTCAAA TGTTCAAGATATGGACAAGAGGCTCCAAGCCCTCCTGGCTGCATGTGAGAAACTTCCAACAGTCAATTTAAACAACTTCAG ATACTTGATTAAATTCCTAGCCAAGCTCAGTGAGTACCAGGATGCCAACAAAATGACACCTGGTAACATTGCGATAGTGTTGGGACCCAATCTGCTGTGGACACATTCTGAAGC GAACATGACAGAAATGATGACCACAGTATCTCTGCAAATCGTTGGTATCATTGAGCCTATCATCCAGCATGCCGACTGGTTCTTCCCAGGAG ATATTGAGTTCAACCTGACAGGCAGCTACGGTAGCCCCATCCACACCAACCACAACTCCAACTACAGCTCCATGCCCTCGCCAGACATGGACCAATCAGATCGTAAGCAGTCACACGACCAAGGCCGACGCCCCCTCAGCGTTGCCACTGACAACATGATGCTGGAGTTCTACAAAAAGGATGG CATTAGGAAAATACAAAG TATGGGAGTCAGAGTGATGGATACATCCTGGGTGAAGGGTAAAGGTGCATCCACGCTTGCTCGAAAAGCCTCGTCCACCCCTCCCAGCGCCCAGCCACCTGGATCGCCCGCTGACACACTCATAACTGAGCAGCCTGGAGAGCTGAATACATCCCCCATTCCCACCCCTCCACCAGTAGACAGGGCTAG CTCCAACGAGGTGTCACCCCACCGGCCGGACCCCTCTCATGCCCATGCGCCCCACGGGGAGGAGCGGCCACCCCCTCCTTACCCTTCCGCATCCACCACCTCCCACGCCCCTCACCACTTCTATCCCAAACCCCCTCCCTGTGCACGGCCAGTGGCCCCAGGGCCCGAATCACAGCCCCCTGACTCCCCACCCTCCCAATTACGTTGGTCCGGCTATGGCCCTCCTCAACCCCAGCCACccccttcctcctcttcttcctcctcttcctcttcttctctcgACATTAACTCCAACCCCAAGCCCAGCTGCCTGCACTTCCCCAAACACGGCCCAGCATGTGAGCTGCCAGACGTGAACACCTCCCCTCTCTACGTTAAAACACCCCTCATTTTGACCCGCAACGAGGTGGCCCTCGGAAACCCCCCTAGCCTTCCCACATCCGGCCCCCCTCCGTGGGCTGCCTGTCCATGTGCCCGTGAACGAGGACCCCCCAGGCTGCCTAG CACACTGAAGAGCAAGGAGCTCTCACCTGTGATTGGCCATAAGGCCGTGCAGGCGGCAGGACAGCCAGTGCCACCTGTTGGCCAGCAAAGCAACAGCCAATCGCCACACTCAGCTGAGCACAGCCCTCACACCCTGCGCAAAG CAGCCTCGAAGAAGCTGGCCCCTGTGCCACCCAAGGTTCCTTACGGCCAGTCAGGGGCGATGTCCGACCAGTCCACAGGTCAGCCGTCCCCGGTCAGCCTGTCCCCCACTCCCCCAAGCACCCCGTCCCCGTATGGCCTGGGCTGTGCCCCAGGGCATGTGCCCCCCACCTCTCCTGGGCAGGGCCCACTAGGCACGTCCcactctctcctttcctctccccCATCTCTGACTGGCACGCTCAACAAGTCGCGGCCTGCCCCCAAACCGCGACAGAGACCAAGTCTGCCCCCTCCACAGCCACCCACTATCCCCCCCAGTGTCCCCCAGCCAATGGAACAGGGCCTGATGGACGGATTGTCCCCCGGGGAGAGCATGTCCACAGGTAAACATGTCTCAGTGACAACCGCAAGAGCGGGAGGACAGCATCCCTCTTTCAAACTGTCTGTCTCGCCATCCTATGCAGGCGATGGACTTTGA